From one Lolium rigidum isolate FL_2022 chromosome 4, APGP_CSIRO_Lrig_0.1, whole genome shotgun sequence genomic stretch:
- the LOC124647701 gene encoding uncharacterized protein LOC124647701, with translation MACEPPPPKSPPAALTTISALGDDLLREIFLRLPSLPTLVRAALACPAFLRAVRSSPAFRRRFRDLHSPPLLGLFLDFFDSDTPAFRPVRLRSDPDLTAAVRGADFLLTRLPDDEGPDPEWSIKDCHDGYVVLISYNRADGLAVYNPLTRALHLFPTPPDEICANMCTEYHVLSSEEDQGPFRFICVGNEDYGAQAAILSSETREWQIFPLVFAPNMRPVLEPLDEKYTPDNGKLVNGSIYWVAESLATARVLSTATMQFSRINLPHVEGQEALVAGETRDGKLCVICTVKRTLVVWLWGTDNDGLERWMLDKIFPLEQGIDGLRGSFMDDHVILKVIVIENGFVYLSAYCEVDLKLPGWFLSFCLETEELNKLFPIIHDDMYPYIMAWPPSLVLDKPCSSS, from the exons ATGGCATGTGAGCCGCCACCGCCGAAATCCCCACCAGCTGCTCTGACCACCATATCTGCCCTCGGCGACGACCTCCTTCGGGAGATATTCCTCCGCCTCCCCTCCCTCCCGACCCTcgtccgcgccgccctcgcctgtCCCGCCTTCCTCCGCGCCGTCCGTTCATCCCCCGCCTTCCGCCGCCGCTTCCGCGACCTCCACTCGCCCCCACTCCTCGGCCTATTCCTCGACTTCTTCGACTCCGACACCCCTGCCTTCCGCCCCGTCCGCCTGCGCTCCGACCCGGACCTCACCGCGGCCGTCCGTGGCGCCGATTTCCTCCTCACCCGCCTTCCCGACGACGAAGGCCCCGACCCCGAGTGGTCAATCAAGGACTGCCACGACGGGTACGTTGTTCTCATCAGCTATAACAGAGCCGATGGCTTGGCCGTCTACAACCCCCTGACGCGTGCCCTACATCTCTTCCCCACGCCGCCCGACGAGATCTGCGCAAACATGTGCACCGAGTACCATGTCCTCTCCTCGGAAGAGGACCAAGGCCCGTTCCGCTTTATCTGCGTCGGCAACGAAGACTACGGGGCGCAAGCCGCCATCCTCTCGTCAGAAACCAGAGAGTGGCAGATTTTCCCGTTGGTGTTCGCTCCAAACATGCGGCCCGTGTTGGAGCCTTTGGACGAGAAGTACACCCCCGACAACGGAAAGCTGGTGAATGGCTCCATCTACTGGGTAGCAGAGAGTCTAGCCACGGCGCGCGTGCTCAGCACCGCTACGATGCAGTTCTCTCGGATCAATCTACCTCACGTGGAAGGGCAAGAAGCACTTGTTGCCGGTGAGACTAGGGATGGGAAGCTCTGTGTCATCTGCACTGTGAAACGCACCCTTGTTGTTTGGCTCTGGGGAACCGATAATGATGGTTTGGAGAGGTGGATGTTGGACAAGATATTTCCGCTGGAGCAGGGCATTGATGGGCTCAGGGGCAGTTTCATGGATGATCATGTTATACTCAAGGTTATCGTGATTGAAAACGGCTTTGTGTACTTGTCTGCTTACTGTGAGGTGGATCTCAAGTTACCTGGCTGGTTCCTATCCTTTTGCCTGGAAACGGAGGAGCTCAATAAGCTCTTTCCCATCATTCACGACGATATGTATCCCTACATCATGGCATGGCCTCCTTCTTTGGTGCTCGACAAG CCCTGCAGCTCCAGTTAA